From the genome of Polyodon spathula isolate WHYD16114869_AA chromosome 14, ASM1765450v1, whole genome shotgun sequence, one region includes:
- the LOC121326960 gene encoding transmembrane protein 125-like isoform X2, which produces MSELADLSPPRTPVDPQQIQRNILEEQVELWWFQDPKKSILCYCASVLLILGCGLGGVGLLSTSSSLSSEWRLGVGMALCLLALAVLLKQLLSSAIQDMNCVRSRQRIEMLRSGGVSDHLVILATGLVLLLCGAVLLILSDSSGLPKPGSVLNEMFISGAVLAAAGAVTVFSLFAYVVVTRLRNPAGGGQRFLNAGLGIFTVSGRMAESARETTSSMANLI; this is translated from the coding sequence ATGTCTGAACTGGCTGATCTCTCTCCACCACGGACCCCGGTGGACCCACAGCAAATCCAGAGGAACATCCTGGAGGAGCAGGTGGAGCTGTGGTGGTTCCAGGATCCCAAGAAATCGATCCTGTGCTACTGCGCCTCGGTACTCCTGATCCTGGGCTGTGGGCTGGGCGGGGTGGGGCTGCTCTCCACCAGTAGCAGCCTGTCCAGTGAGTGGCGGCTGGGCGTGGGCATGGCGCTGTGCCTCCTGGCCTTGGCTGTGCTCCTCAAGCAGCTGCTGAGCTCTGCCATCCAGGACATGAACTGCGTGCGCAGCCGGCAGCGCATCGAGATGCTCCGGAGCGGCGGCGTCTCCGACCACCTCGTCATCCTGGCCACCGGGCTGGTCCTGCTGCTCTGCGGGGCGGTCCTGCTCATCCTGTCCGACTCCAGCGGGCTGCCCAAGCCAGGCTCCGTCCTCAACGAGATGTTCATTTCTGGGGCTGTGCTGGCAGCTGCAGGGGCGGTGACTGTGTTCTCTCTGTTTGCCTACGTTGTCGTCACCAGGCTTCGGAACCCCGCGGGCGGAGGGCAGAGATTCTTGAACGCCGGCCTTGGCATCTTCACCGTCTCTGGAAGGATGGCAGAGAGCGCGAGGGAGACCACCTCCAGCATGGCCAACTTGATTTAA
- the LOC121326960 gene encoding transmembrane protein 125-like isoform X1, whose product MGIHMSCSIPDKIKRSLQQRKAALLDAQLLAWLTKKHLEGLCRHCKMSELADLSPPRTPVDPQQIQRNILEEQVELWWFQDPKKSILCYCASVLLILGCGLGGVGLLSTSSSLSSEWRLGVGMALCLLALAVLLKQLLSSAIQDMNCVRSRQRIEMLRSGGVSDHLVILATGLVLLLCGAVLLILSDSSGLPKPGSVLNEMFISGAVLAAAGAVTVFSLFAYVVVTRLRNPAGGGQRFLNAGLGIFTVSGRMAESARETTSSMANLI is encoded by the exons ATGGGAATTCATATGAGCTGCTCCATACCTGACAAGATTAAAAGGTCCTTGCAACAGCGGAAAGCAGCCCTTCTAGATGCTCAGCTCCTTGCATGGTTAACAAAGAAACACTTGGAAG GACTGTGTCGTCATTGTAAGATGTCTGAACTGGCTGATCTCTCTCCACCACGGACCCCGGTGGACCCACAGCAAATCCAGAGGAACATCCTGGAGGAGCAGGTGGAGCTGTGGTGGTTCCAGGATCCCAAGAAATCGATCCTGTGCTACTGCGCCTCGGTACTCCTGATCCTGGGCTGTGGGCTGGGCGGGGTGGGGCTGCTCTCCACCAGTAGCAGCCTGTCCAGTGAGTGGCGGCTGGGCGTGGGCATGGCGCTGTGCCTCCTGGCCTTGGCTGTGCTCCTCAAGCAGCTGCTGAGCTCTGCCATCCAGGACATGAACTGCGTGCGCAGCCGGCAGCGCATCGAGATGCTCCGGAGCGGCGGCGTCTCCGACCACCTCGTCATCCTGGCCACCGGGCTGGTCCTGCTGCTCTGCGGGGCGGTCCTGCTCATCCTGTCCGACTCCAGCGGGCTGCCCAAGCCAGGCTCCGTCCTCAACGAGATGTTCATTTCTGGGGCTGTGCTGGCAGCTGCAGGGGCGGTGACTGTGTTCTCTCTGTTTGCCTACGTTGTCGTCACCAGGCTTCGGAACCCCGCGGGCGGAGGGCAGAGATTCTTGAACGCCGGCCTTGGCATCTTCACCGTCTCTGGAAGGATGGCAGAGAGCGCGAGGGAGACCACCTCCAGCATGGCCAACTTGATTTAA